In Verrucomicrobiota bacterium, the genomic stretch CTGCCGGACAATCATGACGCTTGTGATCAAATTCATCGCAGGGAACATATAAGAGGTAGGATTCGAGTTGTTGTTGGGAAATCTTCACATTTCTATTATTAAACCAGTTTATTCTTTGCAAGAAACAGGTAAGCGAACGGTGATTTCTCAATATAAGCTCGTTCTTCCTCAGATTTCCTAATGTGATAGGCGGCGACTTCTATGGCCCCGGCTGCAATGGCACCACAAGCTATCAAGGATGCAGGTAATGTAGCGATGGATGTGGCCAGTCCTGCCATCACAGCGGCTGCCCCTAGAATGGTGGGTGAAGACGGCTTGAAAAATGCCTGGAGTGATCCAACCACTGTGGAGATTTTAGATGTATTGAGTGCCTGGCCTAGGATACAGCACTCTCTTTCAATGGTCTCTTTAAAACCCTCAACCAGCACCTTGATTTCCCCTGTATTCTGACATTCAGTTAACCGCTTTCCAAATTGATCCATCTGTTGTCGAAAGGCGAGGAGTTCCAACCGATAATTCGCCCTAAATTCAAGAATTTTCTGAATTGTGACATCGGCTGTAGGCACAGGAAGAACATCTCTAAAATGCGCTGAAACACACAGGGATTTCTCGGCTTCTGGAATCGGACAATAGCTTGATTCAATGAGGCCCATATTATCGGTTCCTGGAACGGTTAGGTCTGTGGCCTCGCTCGCAAGATACTTGGCAAGAAGGGCCATATAGATATTGGCCACTTCAGAATCAAAATAATAGCATGTTTGATCCGTGCGAGTGAGGTTGCGCTCCTCAGCAAGACCACGCTGCTGAAGATATTCAAAAGTAGGGCGATTTACTTTCTGTTTGTAGATCTCTGACGTCAATCTTTGTTTGACACTTTGTTTACAGCTCTTGCGCAAACGAGTCCCTGTTGTTAAATTTGGTAAAACTTGCTTGAGTTCGGCAGCAAGTTGATGTGGTGCATTTGGTTTTTTGTATGCGAGTTCCTCAGGGTTCAGTACCCGGAAGATTCCTTTATCGTAAAGGTATTGGAGATCATTGTTTTTCCACTGGAAAATTTCCTTGTATCCTTCATGCACCATGTATTTACCTGGCACAATCGAGGCTACATGATCCCAGTACAAGAGCGCTTTCCTGATCCATACTCCGGAGGTTGGCACTTCGATGTTTGGATAGTAGAGTATTGTGCGGCTCATTGGAGAATTCCTTCCTTGCATAGAATTGTTATCAACTTACCCTCGGTCTCAAAGGCCGCCTCAGTGCTCGCACGCAGCTGGTTCATGGCCTCATCAACCGTGATGACTTCCTGATCGTTCTTCGGCTCGACGTAGCGCGAGATATTGAGATTGAAATCGTTGGAGGCGATTTCTTCCAGGGCGACCATTCGCGCGATACCGGCAACGCCTTTATAGGCGCGGTACCAACCGTAGATGCGCTCGACGTGTTCGGGCAGGAGTTCATTTTGTGCTCGGCCCGTCTTGAACTCTTTTGAGGCGTCCACGATCAGGACCTTGTTCTTTCGGTCCTTTGCCTTGCGCTGGCGGAAAACCAAGACACAGGCCGCCAGCCCAGTGCCATAAAACAAGGTTGGCCCAAGCCCGATCACAGCATCCAATAGGTCCATGCCAAGCAGTTTCTGGCGAATCTCCCCCTCCTTGCCCATGCGGAACAGGGCGCCATGGGGCAGGACCACGGCCATGCGCCCGGTCTTTGGTGCCATGCTCTTGATCATGTGCTGCACCCAAGCGTAGTCGCCACTCTTGCCCGGCGGCATGCCGGCGAAGTTGCGGCCGTACGGGTCGCTGGTCCAAACCTCTTCACCCCATTTCTCCAGCGAGAAAGGTGGATTGGCGATGACGCAGTCAAAGGTAGCCAGGTTGTCGCCGGAGAAGAAAGCCGGTTGGCGAAGGGTATCGCCGCGTACCACTTGGAAATCTGAAGCGCCATGCAAAAACAGGTTCATGCGGGCAATGGCGGAGGTGGTGAGGTTTTTCTCCTGCGCAAAGAGTTTGCCCCAGAGGGTGCGGTCATCGCCGTGGTGTTCTTTTACATGGTGGATGGCTTCCAGCAGCATGCCTCCCGTGCCACAGGCTGGGTCATAAATGGATTCGCCTTCCTGGGGATCCAAAATATTCACCAGGAGCCGCACGACCGAGCGCGGGGTGTAGAATTCCCCGGCCTTTTTATTGGTGGCATCGGCGAACTTTTTGATCAGGTACTCGTAAGATTGGCCGAGGATGTCTGCCTGGGCTGCCTGGTTGCCCAGGTTGATGCGGGAAAAATGCTCGATCAGGTCCCGCAGCAGGGCATCGGACAGGCGGTCTTTATTGGTCCACTGGGCATCACCGAAGATGCCGTAAAGGGTTTCGGGGTTGGCTTTCTCGATACCGCGCATGGCTTTTTGCAGGGCCTGACCGACGCTGGAAGGGACCTCGCGAACGTCCCGCCAATGGCAATCTTCCGGGATTTGGAAGCGGTAATTTTGCGGGAACAAGGCGTATTCCTCGTCGCCTCCCGCTTCAGCGAGGGCGGATTGGTATTCCTCGTCGTGGACATCGGAGATGCGTTTGAAGAACAGGAGCGGGAAAACGTAGGTCTTGAAATCAGCGGCGTCCACCGGGCCGCGCAAAATATTGGCTGCCTCCCAGAGATGGGATTCAAGTTGCGACAGGGTGATGGCTGAGGGCGGCATGGTGCTTATCGCGGTGAAGTCATGGCAGAAAGGCAGAGTCCGGGAAAAACGGCGACACACAACAGCTTTGTTTCCCCAGAGCCAGTCCACTCAAAACGTCATCAACCTTTGTTTTAATCCACTTCATAAACAGCCACCCATAGGAAAAATTCAGGCGGACCTTACCACGCTCAAAGCTGATTGGGCAACTTAAAATCTAGCGAACCCAGGATAATTTTGCCTCAAGACAGGCTTTCAAAGGAATTCGTGAGCCCAGAAAAAGCCGCCCAAAGCGGGCAAACCAGAATGGCTATAAAACCCCGGTAAAGTGTTGAAGAAATGTTGAAGTGGCGGTTTTTATGAATCAAGTTTTCCCAGCATGCAAGAAGCATTTTAGCACGTGTTTTACCGTGCTATTTTGAATGGTGGGCCCAGTAGGGTTTGAACCTACGACCAAGCGATTATGAGTCGCTAAAATGCCCGGTTTTATACGATTGTACGCCATTGTATTCAAGTTAAAAGAAAGTTCGTTTTACCCTTGTTTTACCGTGGTTTATGCGTTAAATTCTGCGCATGAATACGAACGTCATTGCAATCTTGCCAAACGAAACAAGTGAGAAAGAAGTGAGAAAGTCAGAAAAGACGGTCTCAAAGCTTTCCAGCGCATACTGGGCAGAAAAGGTTTTCCGCATCAAGGACAGCCCCGGCTTTTACGCACAGATACAGCACGCCGGAGAGCGCCGCAAAATCCCCCTGGTGACTGGTGACCGCAAGGCGGCCGGGGCCAAGGCGGCCACCTTCTACAGCAATGTGCTATCCAAGGGCTGGGATGCTGCCCTGATGGAATTGGATCCAGAGCGGGCAAAGGAACGTTGCGCGGCCACTGTGGGCGATGTTACGGGAGCCATCAAGGCCGCTGGCCTACGCCCGGCCACTGCCAGCAGTTATGACCGCTCCTTGCGCTGGTGGGCTGCCCGTGCTTTGGACATGAAAGCGCGAAAGAAGGATTACGGCCCAACCGGCAGCCGGGCATATCGCGCCAAGGCGGAGGCGCTACCGTTGGATGACATACGCCCGGAATTTGTGCGCGGAATCATTGCCCGCCGCCTGAGTGAGACCGCCGGGGATGTTATGGCAGATCGCGCCGCACGCACCACGCTGGCCACCTATCTGCGCTGCGCCAAAGCTGCCATCCAGACCGCCGAGAATGCAGGCGTGAAGATCCCTAGCCCGAAACCATTCGATGGCGTAGAGACGCCAAAGGGTGCCAAAGCGCCCGGTTATCGGTCAACGTTTTCGGCGACCACGATATTGCGGAAGGCTAAGAAGGAATTGGGCGGCGATGATCCAGACGCATACGCCTCCATTTGTTTGGCAATAGGTGCCGGGCTCAGGCGAGGTGAAATCCTTAATTTGAAGTGGCAACACGTTGACGCCAAGAAAAGGCAAATTGACGTAAGCGCCGGGGGAAGTTGGACACCCAAAACCACCGAAAGTGAGGCGAGCGTGTATGTTGCCGCCGGGCTGATTGCAGAACTTGAACCGCTACGCACCGGACCCGATACCGCCGTCACGTCTCCCAATGGCGTTGACCGCGCCGTAGCCTGGCTGCGCTCCAAGGGCATTGATAACAACAACCCGCTTCACACGCTCCGCAAAGAGTTTGGCAGCATCATTGCCCAGCAAAGCGACCTTTTCACAGCCAGCAAACAGCTACGCCATTCAAGCCTTCAGGTTACGGCATCTTATTACGTGGAAAACCGCAAAAAGATTGCGCCAGACATTGGCAAAATGCTGGCCCTCACTCCCAAGGGCAAAAAGTAAAACCACACAATTCCCGCCCGCCCCCCGGTTGACCACCGGGGGGCTTTCTGTTTTTTGTGTGCAATCATTTTTCGCGCGCGCCTAAAACCTTGTAAAGTCTTATGCAATAGAATGTTGCAAGCCGTTGCGCGCGTTTTTATAGGCATGAAATGTGACGTCCCCCGTTGTATAGCGTGCGACATCGCACGTATATATATGAGAACTTGCAAAAATAAAAACATCGTGGCGACGCAAACAACTGCGTCGACAACAAACAACAACCTGTCCCCGCGCCTGATCGCGTTGACGCCTGAAGCGTTCGCCGCCGCAATCAGTTGGCATCCTGAATCGGTAAGGCTTGCGTGCCGCCAGGGGAGAATTAAAGGCGCAATCAAGCTTGGGAAGGGTTGGCGCATTCCTGAATCAGTCCTCACGCATATTTTGGAAACTGGGATCCCTTCTATTGCCTGACTTATGTTCAAATTTGCCACCTCAGCCGCCACTGTCCCCGAGCCGTATTGCATTCTCGGCACTACACTGCAGCCATTTAGCCTCGGCCACCACTTGATTCTAAAACGTCTCGAGTCTCCGCTTTGCGGTGGATTGCCAGACGCCTTTAGCCTGCCCGATCTACTATTGGGCGTGGCGGTATGCGGACAACCGTACCGGGTGACCATGGAACAAATGCTGGCCGGCCAATGGGCACGGGAGTTTGCGCGCTGGCAACGGCAGTTGCGTGGGCCATGGTGGAAACGCAACCGTTTCTCTGAGTGGGACGTTGAACGCGCCAAGCTGCTGTTTCGCCGGTATCTGGCGGACGGGTATGGTCATCCGCCCATCTGGAGCCATGCGGGGCCGCCAGGGCTAACTCTCACTGCCCCCTGGGAACTGGTGTTAAAAAACCGGCTAGTGATTGCCGGGTATTCTGAGCATGAGGTATTGAGCGGGTACTTGCCGGCGCGCTGGTACGATTATTACACGGTGTCTGAGTTGCGCTGCGCTGAGAAATGCACGGATAAATTGGCGTGGAAAAAGATTTTTTACACGCGCGAGGACCACGAGCAAATCACGGCAAAAAAGGAGGTTTTATGAATTTTTTAGGCGTACAACTGGGGCTGAACACGTCAGGGTTCAAGCAAGCTCTTGACCAAGCGAAGATGCAGGCCAAAGGGTTTGCATCTTCCATCACACACGAGGTTGGGCACTCTTGGGGAAGCCTCGGGAAAGGGTTGGCTAGCGGTATCGCTGGAATGTTCACCGTCGAGGCGTTCAAGGGGCTGATCGAAAATATCGTGCAGACCGCTTCCCATTTGCGGGAAATGTCTGAGCAGTTGGACACCAGTACAGACGATTGGCAACGCTGGGAAAAGGCGGTCAGCAAGGCCGGGCTGAGCGTGGGCGGATTTATGGCGGTATTCGAAAAGCTCAGGCAGACGCGGGAAGACGCAAAGAACGGGGACGTGGGCGCCCGTGGAAAACTTTCCAAGCTTGGTTTTTCGGATGATGATATTATTTCAACCAAACTTGGTGAGAGTGAGTTTGCTCGTAGGGCGCTAATGGCTGGCACTAAGGACCGTTCTGCGCTTATTGATATTGTTGGAAACAGGGGGGCAAAATACATTTCCGCTGCCAAAGAATTCAAACCTAATAGTGAGGTGACGTTCAATGCAAATGAGGTTGAAGAACTTCAC encodes the following:
- a CDS encoding tyrosine-type recombinase/integrase; this translates as MRKSEKTVSKLSSAYWAEKVFRIKDSPGFYAQIQHAGERRKIPLVTGDRKAAGAKAATFYSNVLSKGWDAALMELDPERAKERCAATVGDVTGAIKAAGLRPATASSYDRSLRWWAARALDMKARKKDYGPTGSRAYRAKAEALPLDDIRPEFVRGIIARRLSETAGDVMADRAARTTLATYLRCAKAAIQTAENAGVKIPSPKPFDGVETPKGAKAPGYRSTFSATTILRKAKKELGGDDPDAYASICLAIGAGLRRGEILNLKWQHVDAKKRQIDVSAGGSWTPKTTESEASVYVAAGLIAELEPLRTGPDTAVTSPNGVDRAVAWLRSKGIDNNNPLHTLRKEFGSIIAQQSDLFTASKQLRHSSLQVTASYYVENRKKIAPDIGKMLALTPKGKK
- a CDS encoding class I SAM-dependent DNA methyltransferase, with the protein product MPPSAITLSQLESHLWEAANILRGPVDAADFKTYVFPLLFFKRISDVHDEEYQSALAEAGGDEEYALFPQNYRFQIPEDCHWRDVREVPSSVGQALQKAMRGIEKANPETLYGIFGDAQWTNKDRLSDALLRDLIEHFSRINLGNQAAQADILGQSYEYLIKKFADATNKKAGEFYTPRSVVRLLVNILDPQEGESIYDPACGTGGMLLEAIHHVKEHHGDDRTLWGKLFAQEKNLTTSAIARMNLFLHGASDFQVVRGDTLRQPAFFSGDNLATFDCVIANPPFSLEKWGEEVWTSDPYGRNFAGMPPGKSGDYAWVQHMIKSMAPKTGRMAVVLPHGALFRMGKEGEIRQKLLGMDLLDAVIGLGPTLFYGTGLAACVLVFRQRKAKDRKNKVLIVDASKEFKTGRAQNELLPEHVERIYGWYRAYKGVAGIARMVALEEIASNDFNLNISRYVEPKNDQEVITVDEAMNQLRASTEAAFETEGKLITILCKEGILQ
- a CDS encoding DUF6236 family protein, with product MSRTILYYPNIEVPTSGVWIRKALLYWDHVASIVPGKYMVHEGYKEIFQWKNNDLQYLYDKGIFRVLNPEELAYKKPNAPHQLAAELKQVLPNLTTGTRLRKSCKQSVKQRLTSEIYKQKVNRPTFEYLQQRGLAEERNLTRTDQTCYYFDSEVANIYMALLAKYLASEATDLTVPGTDNMGLIESSYCPIPEAEKSLCVSAHFRDVLPVPTADVTIQKILEFRANYRLELLAFRQQMDQFGKRLTECQNTGEIKVLVEGFKETIERECCILGQALNTSKISTVVGSLQAFFKPSSPTILGAAAVMAGLATSIATLPASLIACGAIAAGAIEVAAYHIRKSEEERAYIEKSPFAYLFLAKNKLV